The window tagctcagactagcagGAATTCCCCCTTTAACCTAGTGGTAGCATGTTTGGCATGAGAGCAAGAGGTCGATAGTTCAAGGTCGAGTGCAGGCGGgtatttttaatttcttcttCCTATTACACAGTAATCCAAAAAATTACATCAAATTGTGATCCGTGTTAAGATCCAAGCTCAGCACCAATAAATGCAAGTTAATAAGTGAACATACATATACGTAATCATGTAAGGTGAAAACAACAGATGGCAGTCAggagtgatatatatattaaggtatagatttaaatatatacatacatatataacattatataaaatcaaGCTCAGCACCAATAAATGCAAGTTAACAAGAAAGCATACATAACTATATAAGATGAAAATAATGCCAGCCAGGagagaatatatttatatttaagaaatatcaaatatgacCAGAGTGTTAATATCCAAGCTGAGTACCATTAAATACAAGTACATTATACAAGATACAAAACTGATTCCAGTCGACAGTTAATTATTTACAGGTATCCTGGACTGGTCACGATATTTCAGTATTAGGTCCACCAGGTAATTGTGGttataaatagaaataagaaatatcaatttaatatgACAAGTGGCTGATAATgattcaaaatcaaagatgcacatgtacaccaccaaatgatttatataatacaatggtTTCCAGcctacatatatttataaaacatatttctgaatttattttccattcctaattgtgtatatatatgcataccgggggggggggggggggggggggggggggggtattataatttttttccatgatatcatcaaaatattcaaaagaaaattaaatacaGTATTTTCATTTTAGAACACAAAATCCAGCCTCCAATGGGACTAATAGTTTTATGTAGCCGTCTCAAAAGTAATCACAAAATTATCTGAGGTCACAACTGATGCTTGCTATCATTTTGTCTGTAAAATCTGTGAATTATGTACATACAGcaacttatttgaaaaaaaaagctGTTAACAAGAACCTGTGGTAATATACAAGAAGAGCACCATTGAATGCAAAAAAATATCAGGTGGATAAAAAATATCTCAGGTGGATAAAAAATCAGTAATAGACACAGGTTCTAGTCACAAGTTATTATCTATTTTGTaaagtacaatatatagtcATCCAAAGGAATCCAGAACCTGTGTCAGTAACTTAATATCTGGACACAGGTGcccgactcgttttataaaataataacatataagagtacatgtcatttatatgtactcttatatgtttttattttataaaatgagtcaggcacctgtgatctgGGTAATATCTTAGTGACAAACGATAGCCAAGTGTCATAGTATAATGTTACATGCTTTTAGATCAGGGAGTTAAAATGTGTaggaaaaataaatcaaaatatcattatcacagtaaatatcaacaaataggTCACAAGATTTCTATTGTAGAAATTATATGATCCTGTATCAATGGCAACCCAGGCAGGTGGGTAAAAATCGACAGGATCAAATTCACCATaaagatggctgccatgttCGGGGAAGTTtttgtaatatactgtatgacCACCAGCCAGCCAGGCCCCCCACCAGCCATATGTTCCTGTGGTTATAATGGAATGGTTGCACATGCTCAGTATGGCTATATCTACAAACTGATGATTTTTCGGAATGACAACAGTATCAGGTCCAGTTAAATGTTTTTTACACCATACATAATCATCAGACACGACCAGAAATGTTATCGTTCTACCAGTAAATTTCTTCCGCATATAATTCATGGCATTGTTTATGTACTCCAACGGTGCCGATTTAAATCCGAGTTTTGTAGAACTTGGTATCATCATATCGGTCCGTCGAACGTgaacacttatatatatagatgaatTAGAGTTACTGCCCTTGTATTTTAGAAAAATCTTCCTTGCATCATCATATATATTTGGCCAAAATGTATATTCTTTTCGAATTTCTGATTCGTAgctttcaaaatatttccacGACTGAAAATACTGTTTCAGTGTTAAATTCACTCTGGGCATATTTTCCGTGCTACGATCATACTTACAAGGATATTGTTCTTCAAAGTCTTCCATACAAACCGGTTTCCAGGGCATTGTATGTTGTAGCTTAAAAATGGAGGAAAGACTGCTATATCTACTAATGAATGGTTGGCGATTATTTTTCATAGCGATTCCAAGTAGTGATGCATATGCAAACATCCAGTTACCAAGACGACCGTGGAGAGAGAAGGTGACATAGAGTGGAGAATGATGGGTTCGATGGGCCTCCTTTTCCCGATGAAGGACACATTTTGAGTAATTGTCGTCCCAGATTTTCCTTATGGAATGGATGTGGAATATCGACGGGACAACCTGTATCATTGACAACCAGACATACAGAGATGTACTGACTGTCCCAACCAGCAGGATTACACACGTTTTGTAGTGTGTCTTCATCGCCGAGTCCTGACACAGTTTTCAGTCTGTTTGTCATATCTGCTCATAAATAGTTAAACACATTGTTATTCAACAAGAAAATGTCCGCCTCTGAATTGAACcatctgaaaaataaataacaaccGTATTTACAACCAcaaaggttttgttttttgttacatttttaccagtgaaatatatcaaaattattaattctataagagtgatatttttcaatagtgaaaaatttcatttttctgatgttaccagtgaaatatatagaggatatctaacagtgccttcagtaataccaaatatatttcacgagtggggctaatattttgatatttttcacgagtgcgcagcacgagtgaaaaatatcaaaatattggccccacgagtgaaatatgtttggttttactgaagacactgttagatattctgtttattacattttttatcaacgaaaatcctaccccgtatgctaactaggactacagtgataatttgtaaagaaaaaaagtagtttcccttgtccaggtgctgacatatatgtcgggctttctgattggtcaattattttggtattttctaatcattaatttgattggtcaaatcagcaaaagtgatatttttcactagtgaaaaatatgatattcttcactagtgaaaaatatcacttttataaaatgaataatttttgatatttcactggtaaaaatgtaataaatcattattattaaTTCTATAagagtgatatttttcaatagtgAAAACATTTCGTTTTTCTGATGTgtccaaacaaaacaaacgacAATGGGGCAAATTAAAAGTTGACATAGTATACTTTGctataaaattgtatattagaacatttttttttctgatgcgactaatattttgatattttttatcttgGCAATTACCAAAACATTAGCCCCGTGAAACTCATGGGTCTCTCTGGGTTCAAATGATTAACTTTACAATAAGCTTTTTTAATATCCCAGATAGCATGACTACGTTGGGCCAACGTTGGCATATGGTTGTACGGTTGGCCAATGGTTGGCGTTGGTCATACAACGTTGGCCCGACGTTGGCCCAACAACAACTTGTTTTACTCGATAGCAAGTGAAGATAAGTTGGGAACACTACGTTGGCCCAACATTGGCCCCCTGTTAGTACATTTCAGTGCTGAATTACCTAGGTTGGTCCAACGTTGGTCCTATGTTGACCCGATGTTGTAAGCCCAAGCAGGTTTAcaacaaattcaaacaaaagtGATTATCTGTAAtcaaagttgatatatatattatcaatcatttgtaaaaatacacttcataagattttttaatagtgattttttttttcaaaatcactatataataaaatgtattgtattcTCACAGCAAGGGTCGGACCAGTTCCCTTGGTAACCGTGACATCTGATACTAGGGATGGTCAAGCTGCCTGCAGATGTTACATTCTTATCAGGGACCTTGTCCGAGCTGTTTAACTGGTTGTATACAGTACACGTGCTATTTCGACTTACACAGAAGATATTTGGATTAATCACGAAGAAGAAAGAGAGCATTTCTTTGATCAAAAGACAATGTAAGTAGGCTATATGATTTGCTTAATTATATGTTTCAATTCCTGAAGTAATTTTAGTATATTAATTAATTCCACAAGACCACCTGCCGTACGTACACTACCGTACGTACACTTTTGCTTGCTAGATATCGGGGTCATAAAGttttcagaatttatttttcatttcttacacacacacacatatatactaagtatatttatctacaaaattTGTGTAGCTGTTCCATGTTCAATGTCAGATCGTTTGTAATTCCCTTGtttcttgataaaggggcagattgcctcgaaaatacctgtctgtactgtcgttattactacttgacaaatttcatatatatatataatctatatataataatgtaaattacTTTAATGCCATAATGCCATAACTGCAGAAATGTCCAGGTTAGCGATTCAGGCCATCTGTGCCGCCTGATTTTTACATTCTGTgtagatttgatatattgtttttttattccaACAGCTACAGTAAGGAAGAACCGCCTGTGTGCGACAGCAACAGATTCGGAAATTGCAGCAATTGCAACAGATTGGTTCAGATTTGCTTGTGATCGCGATGGTGGCAGGAAAAGGAGAGAGGAACAAAAAAGGGCACAACAGGCAGCTACTGCAACTATCAATGCTGTGCTTAGTGACAATTCCGAACAGGACTGATCTGGGACAGATAACTAAAATTAACATCTGataatcatttatcagttttgactctttataatgatatataacgTACTGTAATCAAAACTGTTGATTGTATAAGAGAATAATGTACATTTACTCACTGTATTGTcatcatatacaaataaattgtaaagCACTTGCCAATATGACAACTGATTAATTTTTATGTTGCCAGCATTACACATAAGCATCACTTTATCTACTATTTGTTACGTTGGGCCAATGTTGGGCCTATGAAGGTGAAACCAATAGTTGGAAATACACACTTGAAGCCAACGATGGGCCAACGTTGGctatctgacatacaatgttggtccaacg of the Pecten maximus unplaced genomic scaffold, xPecMax1.1, whole genome shotgun sequence genome contains:
- the LOC117320004 gene encoding galactoside 2-alpha-L-fucosyltransferase 3-like, producing the protein MKTHYKTCVILLVGTVSTSLYVWLSMIQVVPSIFHIHSIRKIWDDNYSKCVLHREKEAHRTHHSPLYVTFSLHGRLGNWMFAYASLLGIAMKNNRQPFISRYSSLSSIFKLQHTMPWKPVCMEDFEEQYPCKYDRSTENMPRVNLTLKQYFQSWKYFESYESEIRKEYTFWPNIYDDARKIFLKYKGSNSNSSIYISVHVRRTDMMIPSSTKLGFKSAPLEYINNAMNYMRKKFTGRTITFLVVSDDYVWCKKHLTGPDTVVIPKNHQFVDIAILSMCNHSIITTGTYGWWGAWLAGGHTVYYKNFPEHGSHLYGEFDPVDFYPPAWVAIDTGSYNFYNRNLVTYLLIFTVIMIF
- the LOC117320005 gene encoding uncharacterized protein LOC117320005 isoform X2, with amino-acid sequence MVKLPADVTFLSGTLSELFNWLYTVHVLFRLTQKIFGLITKKKESISLIKRQLRKNRLCATATDSEIAAIATDWFRFACDRDGGRKRREEQKRAQQAATATINAVLSDNSEQD
- the LOC117320005 gene encoding uncharacterized protein LOC117320005 isoform X1, yielding MVKLPADVTFLSGTLSELFNWLYTVHVLFRLTQKIFGLITKKKESISLIKRQSTVRKNRLCATATDSEIAAIATDWFRFACDRDGGRKRREEQKRAQQAATATINAVLSDNSEQD